Part of the Bacteriovorax stolpii genome, AACTTATTCCTGGCCTCTTTAATTGATACTTATCTGAAACTGCCGTGGACTTGGGATCAGTGTAATTATGGATGCTCGGACCATGCGGCCTGGAACTATTACGGCTTTCGCGCAAGCTTTCCGGCCGAAGCCTTAATCAAAGAAGAAAATCCTTATATCCACTCAGTGGAAGACACCTTTGACAAGTCTAATTTCGACTCGGTTCATGCAGTGAAGTTTACGAAACTGGCTATTGCTTATCTTTTAGAACTTGATCAATAGCTAATTTTAAAACTGTATCTTCTTTATTCTTCGGGTCCTGCTCAGACACTAGCTGAGGCATAACACCTTCCCCTTCATAGAAGTGATCTTTGTATTGCCATGTAATGCAAGTGGGAAGGTTGATCGAAAAAGGTGTCTCACCTAGCGGGAAAATCACCGGGTCTCCGGCCCCGCCGTGAGTCTTGGAGCCAACAAGTGCCGTTCTCTTTTCTTCTTTTAAAACTGAAGCAATGGACTCACACGAAGAAAAACACCCATGAGAAACCATGGTGATGATTTTAGCATTATAAAAAGTCTTTTTTGGTCTATGAATTGGACGAGTGTAATCATATTCATCCTGCGACCATAGGCTTAGACGAAACGGCCAGAACTTCTCAATCCACTTTCTCTTTCCCGGATGAGTCTTTCTTAGGTATTTATAGTGATAAAGCATGACTGGTTTTTCAATGAAAGCATTGACGGTGTACTCCACCTCCAGATCGCCTCCTCCACCGTTTTCTCTTAGGTCAATCACGATTCTATCGTTGTCTGTAATCCCCGCGGTAGCCTCATCAAATTGCCTTTTGAAATTTTCATAAACTCCTTCGCGGCTTACATTGTCTTTTCCTTCATCACACCAAAGGTTATAGATATTGAGTTTATAGATATTGTTTTTTAATCTTTCCGAACTCACGCAAGGTTTGTACTGCATTTGCGAAGGGGCCCAATTAATCATTGTGCTCAACACTTTTCCAGTCGTTGATTTCAACTTTAAAGCCACAGGTGTAGATGAAGTCGACTCTTCTAAAAGCCTTACCAGACGATAATTTCTTCCCCACTCGGTAGAGCCGGCAACTGTATTGTGATTTTTCTTTAAATACTCAGACAGACTCAGTCCATCGATACCGATAATTTCATACTTGTCTTCCGGGATGACCGGAGAGCACGTCGGACAACTCCTTACCTCGTAAGCTCCTTTGACAAAATTTAATCCGCTTTGAAAGCGAAGATTTTTTTCTTTGCGTCCGTCAAAAATCACTACGTGACCGTCATTAATACGGTTTAGGATCTGGCGGATTTCCTCAATGTTGTTGTCATCGATTGGTTTTTTCTGAAGATACTCGTCTAGCTCTTTAATGACTTCTCGTTTGTGAGTTTCATTATTGA contains:
- a CDS encoding S41 family peptidase; amino-acid sequence: MSCSRKPEEQVIKLLEEKYANLYINNETHKREVIKELDEYLQKKPIDDNNIEEIRQILNRINDGHVVIFDGRKEKNLRFQSGLNFVKGAYEVRSCPTCSPVIPEDKYEIIGIDGLSLSEYLKKNHNTVAGSTEWGRNYRLVRLLEESTSSTPVALKLKSTTGKVLSTMINWAPSQMQYKPCVSSERLKNNIYKLNIYNLWCDEGKDNVSREGVYENFKRQFDEATAGITDNDRIVIDLRENGGGGDLEVEYTVNAFIEKPVMLYHYKYLRKTHPGKRKWIEKFWPFRLSLWSQDEYDYTRPIHRPKKTFYNAKIITMVSHGCFSSCESIASVLKEEKRTALVGSKTHGGAGDPVIFPLGETPFSINLPTCITWQYKDHFYEGEGVMPQLVSEQDPKNKEDTVLKLAIDQVLKDKQ